One part of the Populus alba chromosome 18, ASM523922v2, whole genome shotgun sequence genome encodes these proteins:
- the LOC118033231 gene encoding uncharacterized protein, giving the protein MSGLRRPWSDNAPLLSSRKEKQHTSLVSRSSPSSPSSVEMSTAAATTTPRRSIFLGVDVGTGSARAGLFDESGKLLGSASSPIQIWKEGDCVEQSSTDIWHAICAAVKSACSLANVSGDEVTGMGFAATCSLVAVDADGSPVTVSWSGDSRRNVIVWMDHRAVKQAENINSSNSPVLQYCGGALSPEMEPPKLLWVKENLPESWSMVFRWMDLSDWLSYRATGDDTRSLCTTVCKWTYLGHAHMQQMNGKDSRIMETCGWDDDFWEEIGLGDLVDGHHAKIGRSVAFPGHPLGSGLTPTAAQELGLVAGTPVGTSLIDAHAGGVGIMESVPELGSEAKENDNEAICHRMALICGTSTCHMAVSRNKLFIPGVWGPFWSAMIPEYWLTEGGQSATGALLDYIIENHAASPRLANRAASLKISMFELLSNTIKTMIDELKSPFLAALTEHIHVLPDFHGNRSPIADPKSKGIVFGLTLETSERQLALLYLATVQGIAYGTRHIVEHCNTHGHKIDTLLACGGLSKNSLYIQEHADILGCPIVLPRESESVLLGAAILGAVASKKYSSLTEAMKALNAAGQVIHPSKNPKVKKYHDAKYRIFHELYEQQLSQRSIMAQALE; this is encoded by the exons ATGTCTGGTTTAAGAAGGCCGTGGTCCGATAATGCTCCTCTATTGTCCTCAcgtaaagaaaaacaacatacCTCCCTTGTCTCCCGCTCCTCCCCCTCCTCTCCTTCCTCAGTCGAAATGTCAACCGCCGCCGCAACCACCACTCCTCGCCGCTCTATCTTCCTTGGCGTCGACGTCGGCACCGGAAGCGCCCGCGCTG GCCTATTTGATGAGAGTGGAAAACTTCTGGGGTCTGCTAGTAGCCCGATACAAATATGGAAAGAAGGTGACTGTGTTGag CAATCTTCGACAGATATTTGGCATGCCATATGTGCCGCTGTGAAATCTGCGTGCTCCCTTGCAAATGTTTCAGGGGATGAAGTGACAGGGATGGGATTCGCGGCTACTTGTTCTCTTG TTGCGGTCGATGCTGATGGAAGCCCTGTTACAGTTTCCTGGAGTGGTGATTCAAGACGGAATGTTATAGTATGGATGGATCACAGAGCTGTTAAACAAGCTGAAAATATCAATTCTTCTAACTCACCAGTATTGCAATATTGTGGTGGAGCTCTTTCTCCTGAAATGGAGCCACCAAAG CTTTTATGGGTGAAAGAAAATTTGCCAGAATCTTGGTCGATGGTGTTTAGATGGATGGACTTGAGTGATTGGTTGTCATACAG AGCAACTGGAGATGATACTCGGAGTCTGTGCACAACAGTATGCAAATGGACTTATCTTGGCCATGCACACATGCAGCAGATGAATGGGAAAGATTCCCGCATCATGGAAACTTGTGGATGGGATGATGATTTTTGGGAAGAGATTGGCTTAGGTGATCTTGTTGATGGGCATCATGCTAAAATTG GACGAAGTGTAGCTTTCCCGGGTCATCCTTTGGGTTCTGGTTTAACTCCTACAGCTGCACAG GAACTGGGTCTTGTGGCAGGAACACCTGTGGGGACTTCACTGATAGATGCTCATGCTGGTGGTGTGGGGATAATGGAAAGTGTCCCTGAATTAGGTTCTGAAGCTAAAG AGAATGATAATGAAGCTATATGTCATCGTATGGCATTAATCTGCGGTACTTCTACCTGTCATATGGCTGTGTCCCGGAACAAGCTATTTATTCCTGGGGTCTGGGGACCGTTTTGGTCAg CGATGATACCCGAGTACTGGCTTACAGAAGGTGGACAGAGTGCTACTGGTGCATTATTAgattatataattgaaaatcaTGCTGCTTCTCCCAGACTTGCAAATCGTGCTGCTTCTTTAA AAATATCCATGTTCGAACTACTGAGCAATACAATCAAGACAATGATAGATGAACTGAAGTCTCCATTCCTTGCTGCTTTGACTGAACATATACATGTCCTTCCTGATTTTCATGGAAATAG GTCTCCCATTGCAGATCCAAAATCCAAAGGAATTGTTTTTGGCCTGACTCTTGAAACGAGTGAGAGACAGTTGGCTCTTTTATACCTTGCTACTGTACAGGGTATTGCATATGGTACACGTCACATTGTGGAGCACTGCAACACTCATGGTCATAAA ATCGATACATTACTTGCATGTGGTGGCCTCTCAAAGAACTCCCTCTACATCCAAGAACATGCAGATATCCTTG GTTGCCCTATTGTACTTCCACGAGAAAGTGAATCTGTGCTCTTGGGTGCTGCTATTCTTGGTGCTGTTGCTTCAAAGAAATACTCGAGTCTTACTGAGGCCATGAAGGCGCTGAATGCAGCTGGTCAG GTCATTCATCCATCAAAAAACCCAAAGGTGAAGAAGTATCATGATGCCAAATATCGTATTTTCCATGAGCTCTATGAGCAGCAGCTCTCTCAGCGTTCTATCATGGCTCAAGCCTTGGAGTAG
- the LOC118033249 gene encoding bifunctional dethiobiotin synthetase/7,8-diamino-pelargonic acid aminotransferase, mitochondrial, whose translation MEGGCFAALGAAEKENGVVEASLVLDTLEKSLGKVEDRKEGMDVFCVVETAGGVAISGPPGTLQCDLYQHFRLPGVLMGDGRLGGISGTISAYESLKLRGFDIVAVVLEDHGLVKEVPLLSYLRNRVPVIVLPPVPQDLSNDLVEWFGDSDETFNSLKQIMLSAFSERIRRLNYMLKKAGDILWRPLTQHKLVPEETVTVIDSRCGENSAD comes from the exons ATGGAAGGGGGCTGTTTCGCCGCACTTGGCGCGGCAGAGAAGGAGAATGGAGTAGTGGAGGCTTCTTTAGTGTTGGATACTTTAGAGAAGTCCTTGGGAAAAGTAGAGGATAGAAAGGAGGGAATGGATGTTTTTTGTGTGGTTGAGACTGCTGGTGGGGTTGCAATTTCGGGTCCGCCTGGGACCTTGCAATGCGACTTGTACCA GCATTTTCGCTTACCTGGTGTTCTTATGGGAGATGGGAGGTTAGGTGGTATTTCTGGAACCATTTCAGCTTACGAGAGTTTAAAACTTCGAGGGTTTGatattgttgctgttgttttaGAAGATCATGGCCTTGTTAAAGAGGTGCCATTATTGTCATATTTGCGAAATAG GGTTCCTGTAATTGTGCTGCCGCCTGTGCCACAAGATTTGTCAAATGACTTGGTAGAATGGTTTGGTGATTCTGATGAAACATTTAATTCTCTAAAGCAAATAATGCTATCAGCTTTTTCAGAAAGAATTCGGAGATTGaattacatgctaaaaaagGCAGGAGATATTTTGTGGAGGCCATTAACCCAGCACAAACTTGTACCGGAAGAGACTGTTACTGTTATTGATTCAAGATGTGGCGAGAACTCTGCTGACTag
- the LOC118033224 gene encoding calmodulin-binding protein 60 B: protein MHTRYMERTNSMARRKRGLEGGGAEEQQQQQQPERKRPALASVIVEALKVDSLQKLCSSLEPILRRVVSEEVERALAKIGPARQIGRSSPKRIEAPDGRNLQLHFRSRLSLPLFTGGKVEGEQGAAIHIVLVDASTGRVVTSGTEASVKLDVVVLEGDFNNEAEEGWTQEEFESHVVKEREGKRPLLTGDLQVTLKEGVGSLGDLTFTDNSSWIRSRKFRLGLKVASGYSEGIHIREAKTEAFTVKDHRGELYKKHYPPALDDDVWRLEKIGKDGSFHKRLNNQGIFKVEDFLRLAVKDSQKLRNILGSGMSNKMWDALLEHAKTCVLSGKLYVYYPDNSRNVGAVFNNIYELSGLISEEQYYAANSLSDEQKIYVDTLVKKAYDNWDMVIEYDGKSLLNFNQNRRVSVSQNEQQINQIGYSNTSGHQVQLPRLPASIPSEQSSVHSALQAGGYNDNLVSGYSMQSQLVNPDSRTQLGSNSFAPHQQLISNPQQLLSTRNDNSVVGLALGPPQSSTSGFQTIGSSMQPTNLNPFDDWTSNRDKSADEFFSEEEIRLRSHEMLENEDMQHLLRLFSMGGHANVPEDGFSYPPYMASPMPSYDEDRSRPGKAVVGWLKIKAAMRWGFFIRKKAAERRAQLVELDDDDE, encoded by the exons ATGCACACTAGGTATATGGAGAGAACTAATAGCATGGCTAGAAGGAAAAGGGGCTTAGAAGGTGGTGGAGCAgaggagcagcagcagcagcagcagccagaGCGTAAAAGACCTGCTTTAGCTag TGTAATTGTAGAAGCTCTCAAGGTGGATAGTCTACAGAAGCTCTGCTCATCGTTGGAACCAATTCTTCGTAGAGTT GTAAGTGAGGAAGTGGAGCGTGCTTTAGCAAAGATAGGTCCTGCTAGACAGATTGGAAG GTCTTCCCCGAAGCGAATTGAAGCCCCAGATGGAAGGAACTTGCAGTTGCACTTTAGGTCTAGGTTGTCTCTTCCCCTTTTCACAGGAGGAAAAGTAGAGGGGGAGCAGGGTGCCGCAATCCATATTGTTTTGGTTGATGCGAGCACTGGACGCGTTGTCACTTCTGGCACAGAAGCCTCTGTTAAACTAGATGTTGTAGTTCTTGAAGGTGATTTCAACAATGAAGCTGAGGAAGGCTGGACACAAGAAGAATTTGAAAGCCATGTTGTAAAAGAGCGTGAAGGAAAGAGACCATTGTTGACTGGAGACTTGCAAGTAACACTTAAAGAAGGGGTAGGATCTTTGGGAGATCTCACATTTACGGATAACTCAAGTTGGATAAGGAGCAGGAAGTTCAGGCTTGGCTTGAAGGTTGCTTCTGGGTATTCTGAGGGCATACACATTCGTGAGGCCAAGACAGAAGCTTTTACTGTTAAAGACCATAGAGGGGAAT TGTACAAGAAACACTATCCACCTGCACTGGATGATGATGTATGGAGATTGGAGAAAATTGGCAAGGATGGTTCATTCCACAAGAGGCTAAATAATCAAGGAATATTTAAAGTTGAAGACTTCCTTCGTCTTGCAGTCAAAGATTCTCAGAAATTACGGAAT ATTCTGGGAAGTGGCATGTCAAATAAGATGTGGGATGCTCTCTTGGAGCATGCAAAGACTTGCGTTCTTAGCGGAAAACTATATGTTTATTATCCTGACAATTCAAGAAATGTTGGTGCTGTCTTCAACAACATCTATGAGCTGAGTGGCCTTATTTCAGAGGAACAGTATTATGCAGCCAATTCCCTTTCTGATGAGCAAAAG ATCTATGTGGATACATTGGTGAAGAAAGCATATGACAATTGGGATATGGTTATTGAGTATGATGGCAAGTCACTTCTGAACTTCAATCAAAATAGGAGGGTAAGTGTATCCCAAAATGAACAGCAGATCAATCAAATAGGTTACTCTAATACTTCAGGCCACCAAGTGCAATTACCACGCTTGCCAGCTTCAATTCCATCCGAGCAGTCTTCTGTTCATTCAGCCCTACAAGCAGGAG GGTACAATGATAATTTGGTATCGGGATACTCAATGCAGTCACAGCTTGTAAATCCTGATTCCCGCACACAGCTTGGCAGTAACTCATTCGCGCCACATCAACAACTGATCAGCAATCCTCAACAACTCCTAAGCACTAGAAATGATAACAGTGTTGTTGGCCTGGCCCTTGGTCCTCCACAGTCATCTACCTCAGGTTTTCAAACAATTGGTTCTTCCATGCAGCCAACTAATCTTAATCCTTTTGATGACTGGACCAGCAACCGAGACAAGAGCGCTGATGAATTCTTTTCAGAGGAAGAGATTCGCTTACGAAGTCATGAGATGCTTGAGAATGAAGATATGCAACACTTGCTCCGACTCTTCAGTATGGGGGGCCATGCCAACGTACCTGAAGATGGCTTTTCTTACCCACCTTACATGGCATCTCCTATGCCAAGTTATGACGAGGACCGCTCACGTCCAGGTAAAGCTGTTGTGGGATGGTTAAAGATCAAGGCAGCAATGAGGTGGGGGTTCTTTATTAGGAAGAAAGCTGCTGAGAGGCGAGCACAGCTTGTTGAgctggatgatgatgatgagtag